In Candidatus Nealsonbacteria bacterium DGGOD1a, one DNA window encodes the following:
- a CDS encoding prepilin-type N-terminal cleavage/methylation domain-containing protein, which translates to MKNQLGFTLIEVLIYLALIGLLFSGLFVSAFAIIENTGRNDTQIMILEEGNFLLAKIERKANSTSTVFGVESGYLKINGVPLNNSSTRLANLEFASSTDGGLVTASFSLSAKTDSGKDYSQDFSTVYSSPK; encoded by the coding sequence ATGAAAAATCAACTTGGTTTCACTTTAATCGAAGTTTTGATATATTTGGCGCTTATCGGATTGTTGTTTTCGGGTTTGTTTGTTTCCGCTTTCGCGATCATTGAAAATACCGGACGCAACGACACGCAGATTATGATTTTGGAGGAAGGGAATTTTTTATTGGCGAAAATCGAACGGAAAGCGAATTCCACTTCCACGGTTTTTGGTGTTGAAAGCGGGTATTTGAAAATTAACGGAGTTCCTCTTAATAATTCAAGCACGCGGCTGGCCAACTTGGAATTTGCCAGTTCAACCGACGGGGGATTGGTAACGGCAAGTTTCAGTTTGAGCGCGAAAACCGATTCGGGGAAGGATTATTCGCAGGATTTTTCAACGGTTTATTCTTCGCCCAAATGA
- a CDS encoding magnesium transporter CorA family protein, which yields MRQTINNNNFTWVDIIEPKDEDIQYLKDKFKIHPLTASAIIPAIHYPDLDSFKNYLFIILHYPHYNEKGEINIREFDFIAGQNFLITSRQDEIAPLRRVFDNYRNAGGRRADYMNSAGYILFSILNIFLKDILAKINETTKEIDDLEARIFTGQEREMVAAISSLKMKVLDFWRIVEPQRMIFESLRVSGVNFYGPDCRHYFVILHRAHRRIENTLKSAKETIEALEETNHILVTVKMNEVIKVLTLFSVIFMPLTLLASIWGMNTVFLPFHYTNLDFFFIMLIMIATLAAMLFFFRYKKWL from the coding sequence ATGCGGCAGACAATCAACAATAATAATTTCACCTGGGTGGATATCATCGAACCGAAAGATGAGGACATTCAGTATTTGAAGGATAAGTTCAAAATCCATCCGCTGACCGCCAGCGCCATCATTCCGGCCATCCATTATCCGGACTTGGACTCGTTTAAAAATTATCTTTTTATCATCCTGCACTACCCGCATTATAACGAAAAGGGAGAAATCAATATCCGCGAGTTCGATTTCATCGCCGGCCAGAACTTTTTGATAACCAGCCGCCAGGATGAGATTGCTCCCCTGCGCCGGGTTTTTGACAACTACCGCAACGCCGGCGGCCGGCGCGCCGACTATATGAACAGCGCCGGTTATATCCTGTTTTCGATCCTCAACATTTTCCTGAAAGATATCCTGGCCAAGATCAACGAAACGACCAAAGAGATCGATGATCTTGAAGCCCGGATATTCACCGGGCAAGAGCGCGAAATGGTGGCCGCGATCTCCAGCCTTAAAATGAAAGTGCTTGATTTTTGGCGCATCGTGGAACCCCAGCGGATGATCTTTGAATCTCTGCGCGTTTCCGGCGTCAATTTTTACGGCCCGGATTGCCGGCATTATTTCGTAATCCTGCACCGCGCGCACCGCCGTATCGAAAACACCTTGAAAAGCGCCAAAGAAACCATCGAGGCGCTGGAAGAAACCAACCATATTCTGGTTACGGTGAAAATGAACGAGGTGATCAAAGTACTCACGCTTTTTTCGGTAATCTTTATGCCGCTCACCCTCCTGGCCAGCATCTGGGGCATGAATACCGTTTTCCTTCCCTTCCATTATACCAATCTTGATTTTTTCTTTATCATGCTCATTATGATCGCCACTCTCGCCGCCATGCTCTTCTTTTTCCGTTATAAAAAATGGCTGTAA
- a CDS encoding type II secretion system GspH family protein translates to MQKQKKETANAGFTLIEILVAIGLIALLAAVVIVAINPARQFAQGRDTQRTSNLNSILNAVGQRIADNKGVFEGTFKGGDGVDYVCGLLPATTTLIVADMASGTTTVSAALKCLTPTYIQALPVDPSGKYTGINTGYSIYKDSGSGRIHVIATETEPNISRTAILEIVR, encoded by the coding sequence ATGCAAAAACAAAAAAAGGAAACCGCGAATGCCGGTTTTACTTTGATCGAAATTCTGGTGGCGATCGGGTTGATCGCTTTGTTGGCGGCCGTTGTCATTGTCGCCATAAATCCGGCTCGCCAATTCGCCCAAGGCCGCGACACTCAAAGAACGAGCAACTTGAATTCAATTTTGAATGCCGTTGGCCAGCGCATAGCCGACAACAAAGGTGTTTTTGAGGGAACTTTCAAGGGGGGCGACGGCGTTGATTATGTTTGCGGTTTATTGCCGGCAACGACGACATTGATTGTCGCCGATATGGCGTCCGGCACGACAACGGTATCGGCCGCTCTTAAATGTTTGACGCCGACTTATATTCAGGCTTTGCCTGTTGATCCGAGCGGGAAATACACGGGTATAAATACCGGATATTCAATTTATAAAGATTCCGGCTCCGGCAGAATCCATGTTATCGCCACGGAAACCGAGCCCAATATTTCCCGGACGGCAATTTTGGAAATTGTTCGGTAG
- the dnaK gene encoding molecular chaperone DnaK — protein sequence MAKTVGIDLGTTLSEVAAIVNGEPKILENKEGSRLTPSVVAMTKTGERLVGVLAKRQQITNPKNTLFSVKRFIGRRFSDPEVQRDLKLLPYEIRERAEDGGVEVKMDDKWYAAPEISAMVLQKLKQDAEAKLGEPVTDAIITVPAYFDDSQRKATKLAGEIAGFNVKRIINEPTAAALAYGLTKKKNEQVLVYDFGGGTFDISILDISEDTVEVKGTGGDTHLGGDDVDQRIMDWLVNEYKKDNGVDLSKDDLALQRLKEAGEKAKIELSTAMETEINLPFITSDAAGPKHLYYKLTRAKLEDLVRDLIEKSMTLVRQALDDAKLSPKDIEEIVLVGGQTRMPIIQAEVKNFFGKEANKSINPDEVVAIGAAVEAGILQGEVKDVLLLDVTPLSLGIETMGGVNTVLISKNTTVPTAKSQVFSTASDNQTSVEIHVLQGERPMSADNKSLGQFILDGIMPAPRGIPQVEVTFDIDANGILSVTAKDKATNKTQTIRIEGSTGISKEEVERMKREAEANAESDKKKQEVIASRNLADNLIYTAEKAMRDAGEKLSDDARKGIVEKIENLKKIKDGDSIEDIKAKTDDLSQTLSKAGAQLYQQPGSQGGQSEQQGSQGGQSNDGAGKDAGPQEGEFKEKQ from the coding sequence ATGGCAAAAACAGTTGGTATTGATTTGGGGACGACATTATCCGAAGTGGCGGCCATCGTTAACGGCGAGCCCAAAATTTTGGAAAACAAGGAAGGATCGCGTTTGACGCCGTCGGTGGTGGCAATGACAAAAACCGGCGAGCGGCTGGTCGGAGTGTTGGCAAAGCGCCAGCAGATTACCAATCCCAAAAACACTTTGTTTTCGGTAAAGCGGTTTATCGGCCGAAGATTTTCCGATCCGGAAGTTCAGCGCGATTTGAAATTATTGCCCTATGAGATCCGCGAGCGGGCCGAAGACGGCGGAGTGGAAGTGAAAATGGACGATAAATGGTACGCGGCGCCGGAAATCTCGGCAATGGTTTTGCAGAAATTGAAGCAGGATGCCGAGGCGAAATTGGGCGAGCCGGTAACCGACGCAATCATCACCGTACCGGCCTATTTTGACGATTCGCAGCGCAAGGCCACCAAGCTGGCGGGCGAGATCGCGGGGTTCAATGTGAAACGCATCATCAACGAGCCGACCGCGGCCGCCTTGGCTTACGGTTTGACCAAAAAGAAAAACGAGCAGGTGCTGGTCTATGATTTCGGCGGCGGAACTTTTGATATTTCGATCCTGGATATTTCCGAGGATACCGTGGAAGTGAAAGGCACCGGCGGGGATACGCATTTGGGCGGCGATGATGTCGACCAAAGAATAATGGACTGGTTGGTTAATGAATACAAAAAGGACAATGGCGTCGATTTGTCAAAAGACGATTTGGCGCTGCAACGCTTGAAAGAAGCGGGAGAGAAAGCCAAGATTGAACTTTCGACGGCGATGGAGACCGAGATTAATCTGCCGTTTATTACCAGCGACGCGGCCGGACCGAAACATTTATATTACAAATTGACTCGCGCGAAATTGGAAGATTTGGTGCGCGATTTGATCGAGAAGTCGATGACTTTGGTGCGCCAAGCCTTGGATGACGCCAAACTTTCTCCCAAGGATATCGAAGAGATTGTTTTGGTGGGCGGCCAGACGCGCATGCCGATAATTCAAGCAGAAGTGAAAAATTTTTTCGGCAAGGAAGCGAATAAGTCAATCAATCCCGACGAAGTGGTGGCGATTGGCGCGGCCGTTGAAGCCGGAATCCTGCAGGGCGAAGTGAAGGATGTCCTGTTGTTGGATGTGACGCCGCTTTCTTTGGGAATTGAAACTATGGGCGGGGTGAACACGGTTTTAATATCCAAAAATACCACGGTGCCGACGGCGAAGTCGCAAGTGTTTTCAACCGCGTCGGACAATCAGACCTCGGTGGAAATTCATGTTTTGCAGGGCGAGCGGCCGATGAGCGCGGATAACAAATCTTTGGGCCAGTTTATTCTGGACGGCATTATGCCGGCGCCCCGCGGAATTCCGCAGGTTGAAGTTACCTTTGATATTGACGCCAATGGTATTTTGAGCGTAACCGCCAAGGATAAAGCGACCAATAAAACGCAAACTATCCGCATTGAAGGATCAACCGGTATTTCCAAAGAAGAGGTGGAACGGATGAAACGCGAGGCCGAGGCTAACGCCGAAAGCGACAAGAAAAAACAAGAGGTGATCGCCAGCCGCAATCTGGCCGATAATCTGATTTATACCGCGGAAAAGGCGATGCGCGACGCGGGCGAAAAGCTTTCGGACGACGCAAGGAAAGGCATTGTCGAAAAGATCGAGAACTTGAAAAAAATTAAAGATGGGGATAGCATAGAAGATATTAAGGCAAAGACCGACGACTTGTCGCAAACGCTTTCCAAAGCCGGCGCGCAATTATACCAACAGCCGGGATCGCAAGGCGGCCAGTCGGAACAACAGGGATCGCAAGGCGGCCAGTCGAATGACGGCGCCGGCAAGGATGCCGGTCCGCAGGAAGGCGAGTTTAAAGAAAAACAATAA
- a CDS encoding nucleotide exchange factor GrpE has translation MADQEQENKLTELDECKKQCEVNLSGWKRAAADFINYKKDESERAQELMRYAKESFLETILPILDNMNLIVGKMPPELLEDANVKGLMMVKTQLEDFLKANGAQAIDSLGKNFDPALHEVIQAVEAEGKESGIIIEEVEKGYMVNGRLLRPAKVKVVK, from the coding sequence ATGGCAGACCAAGAACAAGAAAATAAATTAACCGAGCTCGATGAATGTAAAAAACAATGCGAGGTTAATTTAAGCGGTTGGAAGCGCGCCGCCGCGGATTTTATCAATTACAAAAAAGATGAATCCGAGCGGGCGCAAGAATTGATGCGCTACGCCAAAGAAAGCTTTTTGGAAACGATTTTGCCGATTCTGGATAATATGAATTTGATCGTCGGCAAAATGCCGCCGGAATTATTGGAAGATGCCAATGTGAAGGGTTTAATGATGGTTAAAACCCAGTTGGAAGATTTTTTGAAAGCCAACGGCGCCCAAGCCATTGATTCTCTGGGCAAGAATTTTGATCCGGCTTTGCACGAAGTTATCCAAGCCGTGGAAGCCGAGGGTAAAGAATCGGGAATCATCATCGAAGAAGTTGAAAAAGGATATATGGTCAACGGCCGATTATTGCGGCCGGCAAAGGTTAAAGTGGTAAAATAA
- a CDS encoding HemK family protein methyltransferase, which produces MVKTESDLPEEYQTGRAIFLGCKIDLSMRVLIPRPETEFWTAAAIKDLENLKKENLRILDIFSGSGCIGVAAAKKLPAANVDLSDIDSRAVWQIKINLEINGIDKNRVNIFKSDIFNDIPAGNTYDAILANPPYIDPARIGEVQKSVLDYEPRTALFSGAGGTDTIDKFLKEAKNFLKVRGFIYMEFDKSQANAVKKMVEAGGYSSAEFFNDQFGELRFVKIIK; this is translated from the coding sequence ATGGTCAAAACAGAATCCGATCTTCCCGAAGAATACCAAACCGGCCGCGCGATATTTCTCGGATGCAAGATTGATCTTTCCATGCGCGTGTTGATTCCGCGGCCCGAAACCGAATTTTGGACTGCCGCGGCAATCAAGGATTTGGAAAATTTAAAGAAAGAGAATCTTCGGATTCTGGATATTTTTTCCGGTTCGGGCTGTATCGGCGTTGCGGCGGCGAAAAAGTTGCCGGCCGCGAATGTCGATTTGTCCGATATTGATTCTCGCGCCGTTTGGCAGATAAAAATCAATCTTGAAATCAACGGTATCGATAAAAATCGCGTTAATATCTTTAAATCCGATATTTTCAACGACATCCCTGCAGGAAACACATACGATGCCATTTTGGCCAATCCGCCCTACATTGATCCGGCCAGAATCGGCGAGGTGCAAAAATCGGTCCTTGATTATGAACCGCGTACCGCGCTTTTTTCCGGCGCCGGGGGAACGGACACAATCGATAAATTTTTAAAAGAGGCCAAAAATTTTTTGAAAGTTCGCGGTTTCATCTATATGGAATTCGACAAATCGCAAGCGAACGCGGTCAAAAAGATGGTTGAAGCCGGCGGATATTCGTCAGCGGAGTTTTTTAACGATCAGTTCGGCGAATTGCGTTTTGTAAAAATCATAAAATGA
- the dnaJ gene encoding molecular chaperone DnaJ, which produces MSKDYYKILGVEKTASADDIKKAYRNLAHKYHPDKGGDAEKFKEINEAYQILSDKDKRTQYDQYGNAFTGQPGGGGFGGFGGGASQDGWFWGRPGADFDVQFEDLGDMMEEMFGFGHPGKKRRDPKKGKDIRLDIEISLEEAFFGAEKEFVVSKNNVCPRCTGSGAEPGTKIKECFSCRGTGQVQQIKKTFMGSFTKYVICPECAGEGYRPEKPCNVCKGEGRVKNDEKIKVSIPTGVDNNQVIKIEQRGEAGRRGGKSGDVYVRIFVKAHPVFDRKGDDLYVAENITMAQAALGGEIELPTIEGKNILLKVPAGTESGKVFRVSGKGVTRFSGYGRGNMYARINVEIPKKLNRKQKELLEQLRNEGL; this is translated from the coding sequence ATGAGCAAAGATTATTACAAAATTTTGGGGGTTGAAAAAACCGCGAGCGCCGACGATATCAAAAAAGCGTATCGTAATTTGGCGCACAAGTACCATCCGGACAAAGGCGGCGACGCGGAAAAGTTCAAGGAAATAAACGAAGCCTACCAGATATTGTCGGACAAAGACAAGCGCACCCAGTACGATCAATATGGCAATGCGTTCACGGGACAGCCGGGCGGCGGAGGTTTTGGCGGTTTTGGCGGCGGCGCTTCGCAGGACGGCTGGTTTTGGGGCAGGCCGGGCGCGGATTTCGATGTGCAATTCGAGGATTTGGGCGATATGATGGAAGAAATGTTCGGATTCGGCCATCCGGGCAAAAAACGCCGCGATCCCAAAAAGGGCAAAGACATCCGTTTGGACATAGAGATTTCTTTGGAAGAAGCGTTTTTTGGCGCGGAAAAAGAATTTGTGGTGTCAAAGAACAATGTTTGCCCGCGGTGTACCGGATCGGGCGCCGAACCGGGAACCAAAATCAAAGAGTGTTTTTCCTGCCGCGGCACCGGTCAGGTCCAGCAGATCAAGAAAACTTTCATGGGGTCATTCACCAAATATGTTATTTGTCCGGAGTGCGCGGGCGAAGGCTATCGGCCCGAGAAGCCGTGCAATGTTTGCAAAGGCGAAGGCCGGGTGAAGAACGATGAAAAAATCAAAGTATCAATTCCGACCGGGGTTGACAACAACCAGGTAATTAAGATAGAACAAAGAGGTGAGGCTGGGAGAAGAGGCGGGAAATCCGGCGATGTTTATGTGCGGATATTCGTCAAAGCCCATCCGGTGTTTGACCGGAAAGGCGATGATCTGTATGTGGCGGAAAATATCACTATGGCGCAAGCGGCCTTGGGCGGAGAGATTGAATTGCCGACCATTGAGGGCAAAAACATATTGTTGAAAGTGCCTGCCGGCACCGAATCGGGAAAAGTCTTCCGGGTTTCCGGCAAAGGCGTTACTCGATTTTCCGGTTATGGCCGCGGCAATATGTATGCCCGGATCAATGTGGAAATTCCCAAAAAATTAAATCGCAAACAAAAAGAACTGTTGGAACAGTTGAGAAACGAAGGTTTATAG
- a CDS encoding adenylyltransferase/cytidyltransferase family protein, with protein sequence MEPMYIYPGTFCPPHYGHIAVAKEAVAVFGKITVICSVNPVKEGKMPFDPKECKKMWKSYDLGKNIDVVTLDEFLANRDNSVTTIMIRGIRNDNDIKYENSVILYNCENYGVRHYHYILSRKEFENMSSTKARLAAKSGDLAELEKLVNAGTSAKMLERFRIEN encoded by the coding sequence ATGGAACCAATGTATATCTATCCGGGCACTTTTTGTCCGCCGCATTACGGACATATCGCCGTTGCCAAAGAAGCGGTGGCGGTTTTTGGAAAGATAACCGTTATTTGCTCGGTCAATCCGGTCAAAGAAGGCAAAATGCCGTTCGACCCGAAGGAATGCAAAAAAATGTGGAAAAGTTACGACCTTGGGAAAAACATTGATGTCGTCACTCTCGACGAGTTTCTAGCAAATAGAGACAACTCGGTAACGACCATAATGATCCGCGGTATCCGCAACGACAATGACATCAAATACGAAAACAGCGTCATACTTTATAATTGCGAAAACTACGGCGTCCGGCATTACCATTACATCTTGAGCCGAAAAGAGTTTGAAAATATGTCATCCACCAAAGCGCGTTTGGCCGCAAAATCCGGCGATCTGGCCGAACTCGAAAAATTGGTCAACGCGGGCACCTCCGCAAAAATGCTGGAAAGATTCCGCATCGAGAATTAA